The Pseudomonadota bacterium DNA window TTCCAAGGGTTTGCCAGAAACGTCATGGCGTGTTCGAACATCTCCTCGAAGGTCCGTTGCGGTTGGCCGCTGTTGGCCAGCCATTCTTCCGCCCGAACCTTCTCCGCTTCGAGTGTGGCGATGCGGGTTTCATAAGCGGCGATGACCTTGGCGTTCGACGCCTCGACGATGCGCGAGACCAGCTTGTCGACCTCATTGTCGATGGCCTTGATTTGATCGCGTAGGGTTTGACGCATCGCTTGCTGCTGCGCGGCCCGGTGGCCCCAAGCGTCCGTGAACATGGCGCGCGCCATGCGGAACAGGCTTGCGGTCGGTTGAAGTCTGCGCAGCGTATCCTC harbors:
- a CDS encoding recombinase; this translates as EDTLRRLQPTASLFRMARAMFTDAWGHRAAQQQAMRQTLRDQIKAIDNEVDKLVSRIVEASNAKVIAAYETRIATLEAEKVRAEEWLANSGQPQRTFEEMFEHAMTFLANPWKIWRNGGLEMKRTVLRLAFAKRPHYGRAEGLRTPEIAMPFKALAEICGGQTGMAHPRGFEPLASAFGGQRSISR